The Helicobacter mustelae genome has a segment encoding these proteins:
- the lpxD gene encoding UDP-3-O-(3-hydroxymyristoyl)glucosamine N-acyltransferase — MKLSQILSKINISATLTHDFELMGIAPLQEANEKQLSYIEQKQYLKDLNDSKAGAVLIRQEFSNLVPTHIQAIITPNPHLAFAQISHFFAKGEFLDEGEDACIHPSAKIMPNVYLGKNIRIGANSLIMPGVVISDHVIIGEDCKIYPNVVIYRDTIIGNRVNIHAGSVIGSDGFGYAHTTDGKHVKIEHNGCVVIEDDVEIGANNTIDRAVFGETKIQKGAKIDNLVQIGHNCVIGPHSILVSQVGLAGSTTTGRNVVMGGQAGTGGHIHIGDFVQVAGRGAVGKNLPPNTKWGGHPLMELDEWMKFYVNLRRMLKKKKD, encoded by the coding sequence ATGAAACTCTCCCAAATTCTTTCAAAAATCAATATTTCTGCTACATTGACACATGATTTTGAGCTCATGGGCATCGCCCCACTGCAGGAAGCCAACGAAAAACAATTAAGCTACATCGAACAAAAACAATACCTCAAGGATCTCAATGACTCCAAAGCAGGGGCTGTGCTAATCCGCCAAGAATTCTCAAATCTTGTGCCCACGCATATACAAGCCATCATCACGCCAAACCCCCATCTTGCCTTTGCTCAAATCTCACATTTTTTTGCCAAAGGGGAATTTTTGGATGAGGGTGAGGATGCTTGCATCCATCCCAGCGCGAAAATCATGCCAAATGTTTATCTGGGCAAAAATATTCGCATTGGTGCAAATTCTTTGATTATGCCAGGAGTGGTGATTAGCGATCATGTAATCATTGGTGAGGACTGCAAGATCTATCCCAATGTCGTCATTTATCGTGATACCATCATTGGCAATCGCGTCAATATCCATGCAGGCAGCGTCATTGGGAGCGATGGCTTTGGCTATGCGCATACCACAGATGGCAAGCATGTCAAGATCGAGCATAATGGATGCGTGGTGATCGAGGATGATGTGGAAATTGGAGCAAATAACACCATCGATCGCGCGGTATTTGGAGAGACCAAGATCCAAAAAGGTGCAAAAATCGATAACCTTGTGCAAATTGGACATAATTGCGTCATTGGACCCCACAGCATCCTAGTCTCTCAAGTAGGGCTTGCAGGATCCACCACCACAGGGAGAAATGTCGTAATGGGTGGGCAGGCAGGCACAGGCGGGCATATCCATATCGGGGATTTTGTGCAGGTGGCAGGGCGCGGTGCTGTAGGCAAAAATCTACCCCCTAACACAAAATGGGGTGGGCACCCACTCATGGAGCTAGATGAGTGGATGAAATTTTATGTAAACCTTAGGCGCATGCTCAAAAAGAAAAAGGATTAA
- a CDS encoding phosphoenolpyruvate carboxylase has product MSDFEREKQFIMELMRKMLQSTDALAAEFFDAFILALNKQECTSSLLTQIIQNNKTLEVIKAFSLYNILLNIIQERYNIKTAKPLQKIAQTYEELIAQGFDPEDIQEIINKMEFYPVFTAHPTESRRRTFLEAHYAINRDLHKIFELHDEELIEDINYRLHLLWRTHLVRSQKLEVLFELDNLLYIIETSILNSAQKTLNMLSALLPKPLSKSPIRLGSWIGGDRDGNPFVSNELMTQVMKTQHKLLINLYIKKVEKLIRELSISQDFCNISEELLRSIQREKEHLDSFRLYSKEPFRTKLFLIKKKLQNRFIGINTNWREEFVYHSAKELLADIDLLIDSAPEHCTRSLKEFRNLVLLADFSLLHLDFREHKSVFQEAISEIFCLLGMCDNDFGSLSEEKKIEILNQALDSPKSILSEILPSLSRDTQNVIEIFVSIAWGKRHISEEILHSFILSMTTDASDLLTILWFIKQNRLWIPGQSAQIAITPLFETIQDLKHSKEILLTLSKNPHYSLYLKDCASTQEIMVGYSDSSKDGGIFASNYNLHSAIYDLIKLGESLKITFKLFHGRGGSVSRGGGTLESALLAAPPRSVNGMLKVTEQGEIIGSKYLSPMSADFNFANTLSALLKKSCLDAFCTHDIAHDDLDAKMCEITRSHRGQMQKISEQSYLKYRELVYGTAGFMDYFKAATPIEFIQQLNLGSRPSKRKDTAKVEDLRAIPWVFAWTQNRSIIPAWYGLGSGLLAIEDKNALRQSYLESDFFRATIDNISQAFLKVDLEIAGFYNAFIDDEALGNKIWGMIAEEYDKTMEYILWIRDESELLCSQPEIRKSILMRKPTVNALNLLQIELIKRYQKSHYEKQKTRLLEEIHSTIIGIAQGLRNTG; this is encoded by the coding sequence ATGAGTGACTTTGAGAGAGAAAAACAATTTATTATGGAATTGATGCGCAAGATGTTGCAGAGCACAGATGCTCTAGCGGCGGAGTTTTTTGATGCTTTTATCTTGGCTTTGAACAAGCAGGAATGCACCTCCTCCTTGCTCACCCAAATTATCCAAAACAATAAAACCCTTGAGGTCATCAAGGCTTTTTCGCTCTATAATATTTTGCTAAATATCATCCAAGAGCGCTATAACATCAAGACTGCTAAGCCTCTACAAAAGATCGCACAAACCTATGAGGAGCTTATCGCTCAGGGATTTGATCCAGAGGACATCCAAGAAATCATTAACAAAATGGAGTTTTATCCTGTATTCACCGCCCATCCTACAGAATCTCGCAGGCGGACATTTTTGGAAGCACATTATGCCATTAATCGCGATTTGCATAAAATTTTTGAGTTGCATGATGAAGAACTCATAGAAGACATCAATTATCGCTTGCATTTGCTTTGGCGCACCCATTTGGTGCGCAGTCAAAAGCTAGAGGTCTTGTTTGAATTGGATAATTTGCTCTATATCATTGAGACAAGCATCCTAAATAGTGCGCAAAAAACCCTAAACATGCTAAGCGCTCTTTTGCCAAAGCCTCTTAGCAAATCCCCCATACGACTGGGCAGCTGGATTGGTGGGGATCGTGATGGGAATCCATTTGTAAGCAATGAACTCATGACACAAGTTATGAAAACCCAACACAAGCTCCTTATCAATCTTTATATCAAAAAAGTAGAGAAGCTCATTCGTGAGCTCTCCATCTCTCAGGATTTTTGCAATATTTCTGAGGAGCTTTTGAGAAGCATCCAGAGAGAAAAAGAGCATTTAGATAGCTTTAGACTCTATAGCAAAGAGCCCTTTCGCACCAAACTCTTTTTGATCAAAAAGAAACTCCAAAATCGCTTCATAGGCATCAATACCAATTGGAGAGAGGAGTTTGTCTATCATAGTGCCAAGGAATTGCTTGCAGATATTGATTTATTGATAGATAGTGCCCCAGAGCATTGCACGCGCAGTCTCAAAGAGTTTCGAAATCTTGTTTTGTTAGCAGATTTTTCTTTGTTGCATTTGGATTTTCGCGAGCATAAAAGTGTCTTTCAGGAGGCAATTAGCGAGATTTTCTGTCTGCTTGGGATGTGTGATAATGATTTTGGATCCCTTAGCGAAGAGAAAAAAATAGAGATTTTAAATCAAGCGCTAGATTCTCCCAAATCCATTCTCTCTGAGATTTTGCCTAGCCTTAGCAGGGATACGCAAAATGTGATTGAGATTTTTGTCTCCATTGCCTGGGGGAAGCGTCATATCTCAGAAGAGATTCTGCACTCTTTTATCCTTTCTATGACTACAGATGCTAGTGATTTATTGACCATCCTTTGGTTTATCAAGCAAAATAGGCTTTGGATCCCAGGGCAGAGTGCACAGATTGCCATTACTCCATTATTTGAGACAATCCAAGATCTCAAGCATTCCAAAGAGATTCTCCTCACCCTTAGCAAAAATCCTCACTACAGCCTCTATCTCAAGGATTGCGCATCCACTCAGGAAATCATGGTGGGATATTCAGATTCCAGCAAGGATGGGGGGATTTTTGCAAGCAATTACAATCTTCATAGTGCAATCTATGATCTCATCAAGCTTGGCGAGAGCCTAAAGATAACCTTCAAGCTCTTCCATGGCAGGGGTGGGAGCGTGAGCCGTGGGGGTGGGACATTAGAATCTGCTCTGCTTGCCGCACCCCCTAGGAGCGTGAATGGGATGCTCAAGGTCACAGAGCAGGGCGAGATTATTGGCTCTAAATATCTAAGCCCCATGAGTGCGGATTTTAATTTTGCCAATACATTGAGCGCATTGCTCAAAAAATCCTGTCTTGATGCATTTTGCACCCATGACATTGCTCATGATGACTTGGATGCTAAGATGTGTGAGATCACAAGATCTCATAGAGGACAGATGCAAAAAATTTCAGAACAATCCTATCTCAAGTATCGCGAGCTTGTGTATGGGACAGCAGGATTTATGGATTATTTCAAGGCTGCCACCCCTATTGAATTCATTCAGCAGCTCAATCTGGGCTCACGTCCTAGCAAGCGCAAGGACACCGCCAAAGTAGAGGATTTGCGCGCCATTCCTTGGGTGTTTGCCTGGACGCAAAATCGCAGCATTATTCCAGCATGGTATGGTCTTGGCAGCGGTCTCTTGGCAATTGAGGACAAAAACGCATTGCGTCAGTCCTATCTAGAATCAGATTTTTTTCGCGCCACAATTGACAATATTTCTCAAGCCTTTTTGAAGGTGGATTTAGAGATCGCAGGATTTTATAATGCATTTATTGATGATGAGGCCTTGGGGAATAAGATCTGGGGCATGATCGCAGAGGAATATGACAAAACCATGGAATACATTCTATGGATTCGCGATGAAAGTGAGCTGCTTTGCTCTCAGCCAGAGATTAGAAAATCCATTCTCATGCGCAAGCCCACTGTAAATGCACTCAATCTTTTGCAGATTGAACTCATCAAGCGCTATCAAAAATCCCATTATGAAAAACAAAAAACCCGCCTATTAGAGGAGATCCATAGCACCATCATAGGCATCGCTCAGGGCCTGCGTAACACAGGCTAG
- a CDS encoding SMR family transporter translates to MGIFFVLMAALLDILANLLLKKSNGFANKFYGVGAICAVLIAFVAISFAMDFMPLSIAYASWGAIGIVGTILGGYFFFGEKINKIGILGVICVLFSIVLLHIS, encoded by the coding sequence ATGGGCATATTTTTTGTGCTCATGGCTGCACTGCTTGATATATTGGCCAATCTCTTGCTAAAAAAATCTAATGGCTTTGCCAATAAATTTTATGGGGTGGGCGCAATTTGTGCGGTATTGATTGCATTTGTGGCCATTTCTTTTGCGATGGATTTTATGCCCCTAAGCATCGCCTATGCAAGTTGGGGAGCCATTGGCATTGTTGGCACGATCTTGGGAGGGTATTTTTTCTTTGGTGAAAAAATCAACAAAATTGGGATCTTGGGGGTAATCTGCGTGCTATTTTCTATTGTTTTGCTGCACATCTCTTAA
- a CDS encoding DMT family transporter, with protein MLNPVQKSWIFLILAIVMEVLGSGSLRFFEDSLLLRYGFMAGFIMLSYFFMGLAIKRISIGLAYAMWEALGIILISLIGAFCFDEVLSLYQKLGIGLGILGIVLIHLGDEGE; from the coding sequence ATGCTAAATCCCGTGCAAAAATCTTGGATTTTTTTGATTCTGGCAATCGTTATGGAGGTTTTGGGCAGCGGTAGCCTGAGGTTTTTTGAGGATTCTTTATTGTTGCGATATGGATTTATGGCAGGCTTTATTATGCTTTCTTATTTTTTCATGGGATTGGCCATCAAGAGGATTTCTATTGGCCTGGCTTATGCGATGTGGGAGGCATTGGGGATTATTCTCATTTCCCTCATTGGGGCATTTTGCTTTGATGAGGTGCTAAGTCTTTATCAAAAGCTTGGTATTGGGCTTGGAATCTTGGGGATTGTTTTGATTCATCTTGGGGATGAGGGGGAATGA
- the lgt gene encoding prolipoprotein diacylglyceryl transferase — translation MNSWNEIYSRLDPVAFEAFGFEVHWYSLAYLSALICALLLAKFWIRGDKKRFPISAMTLEGYFIWAEIGVILGARIGYIFIYDPYWEYYLLHPWQIFNPWDEAGNFVGIRGMSYHGALVGFLLSSILFSYFKKVHFLMLLDVIAISVPLAYVFGRVGNFLNQELVGRVITNPKWDFLGILVNGQLRYPSQLIEAFLEGVVVFFVVFFVSKKSTMQGSLIVAYGVAYSIARFVSEYFRQPDEQLGTYFGMFSMGQILSIVMLAFSGVIYFVACKQRDSLQKASRKKVTNPKK, via the coding sequence ATGAATTCTTGGAATGAGATTTACTCCCGATTGGATCCAGTGGCATTTGAGGCCTTTGGTTTTGAGGTGCATTGGTATAGCCTTGCATATTTGAGTGCATTGATTTGCGCGCTACTTTTGGCAAAGTTTTGGATTAGAGGGGACAAAAAGCGCTTTCCTATTAGTGCCATGACTCTGGAGGGCTATTTTATCTGGGCAGAGATTGGCGTGATTTTGGGTGCGCGCATTGGATACATCTTCATTTATGATCCTTATTGGGAGTATTATTTGCTGCACCCTTGGCAGATTTTTAATCCCTGGGATGAGGCGGGGAATTTTGTGGGGATCCGTGGGATGAGTTATCATGGGGCTTTGGTGGGATTTTTGCTCTCTAGTATCTTGTTTTCTTATTTTAAAAAAGTGCATTTTTTGATGCTTCTAGATGTTATTGCCATCAGCGTTCCGCTGGCCTATGTTTTTGGCCGTGTGGGGAATTTCCTCAATCAAGAACTTGTTGGGCGGGTCATCACCAATCCCAAATGGGATTTTTTGGGGATCTTGGTAAATGGCCAGCTGCGCTATCCCAGTCAGTTGATCGAGGCATTTTTGGAGGGAGTTGTGGTGTTTTTTGTGGTGTTTTTTGTGAGCAAAAAAAGCACTATGCAGGGCTCTCTCATCGTGGCTTACGGCGTGGCTTATAGCATCGCGCGATTTGTAAGTGAGTATTTCAGGCAGCCTGATGAGCAGCTGGGGACGTATTTTGGCATGTTTTCCATGGGGCAGATTTTAAGCATTGTGATGCTTGCATTTAGCGGGGTGATTTATTTTGTTGCATGCAAGCAAAGAGATTCTTTGCAAAAAGCTAGCAGGAAAAAAGTGACAAATCCCAAAAAATAG
- a CDS encoding RluA family pseudouridine synthase translates to MRQKAYKILSLQKKISHNKAKELIDKGLVSVAGKKVGIARAEYPSHTLFDVAPPPKPEILFQDENLLALIKPAFLESYDLAEMFDGWVLLHRLDKETSGVILLVRGESDFHKRAKKAFKDQEVYKEYIALVSGFLSEPQTITAPILTTKKGFAKSRIHQDGLSAVTYIDPLKIIGKKTLIKAVIQTGRTHQIRVHLKHIGHSIIGDRLYGGMSARRVMLHASKIKIFDYEFHAPLPKEFQDFGGE, encoded by the coding sequence GTGAGACAAAAAGCCTATAAAATCTTAAGTCTGCAGAAAAAAATCTCACACAACAAAGCAAAGGAGCTCATTGACAAGGGACTTGTGAGTGTGGCGGGCAAAAAGGTAGGCATCGCGCGTGCAGAATATCCCAGTCACACCCTCTTTGATGTAGCCCCTCCTCCAAAGCCAGAAATTTTATTTCAAGATGAAAATCTCCTAGCCCTTATAAAGCCAGCATTTCTTGAGAGCTACGATCTCGCAGAGATGTTTGATGGATGGGTTTTGCTCCATCGCCTTGATAAGGAGACAAGTGGTGTAATTTTGTTGGTGCGAGGGGAGAGTGATTTTCACAAGAGGGCAAAAAAAGCCTTCAAAGACCAAGAGGTCTATAAGGAATACATCGCCCTAGTCTCTGGCTTTCTTAGTGAGCCACAGACCATTACTGCACCCATTCTAACTACAAAAAAGGGCTTTGCCAAAAGTAGAATCCATCAAGATGGCCTAAGTGCTGTCACGTACATCGATCCCTTGAAAATCATTGGCAAAAAAACCCTCATCAAAGCGGTTATACAAACAGGTCGCACGCATCAAATTCGCGTGCATCTCAAGCATATTGGGCACAGCATTATAGGCGATAGGCTTTATGGTGGCATGAGTGCAAGGCGCGTTATGTTGCATGCCAGCAAGATTAAGATCTTTGATTATGAATTTCATGCCCCCCTGCCCAAAGAATTTCAAGATTTTGGTGGGGAATGA
- the waaA gene encoding lipid IV(A) 3-deoxy-D-manno-octulosonic acid transferase, translating into MKRLIYFFVLSLAYVLLLPLLLLLTVKQKYRKSLPARFFGCQKPPSNGVEIWLHACSFGEVRSLEPIIKSLLSKEKKLLLTTTTQTGHDLGQKTFGMEPNFEVRYLPFELFVWRWKPALKQLKSFVVTESELWYMPFFLAKTLGAKTLLINARISDRSYDKYLKLRAYYKEVFERIDRVFAQSKNDVLRLESLGAKNIKICGNLKIYSKIEITKLYHKPKKFVVVAASSHPEEEELVLSVFARFLHAYPQSLLILAPRHPERFDEVYKMLEGFRVSRLSDGGINEEMDVVLVDILGELNNIYRIADLVILCGSFVEVGGHNPLEPAFFGTRLISGPYIFNQYVLFDYIEGYEIAQNASELQDKMLNFEKLPHARIKAEQCGLDALIEEIL; encoded by the coding sequence TTGAAACGCTTGATTTATTTTTTTGTTCTTTCCTTGGCATATGTGCTGCTACTTCCTCTTTTGCTACTGCTAACAGTAAAGCAAAAATACCGCAAATCCCTTCCAGCGAGATTTTTTGGCTGTCAAAAACCCCCGAGTAATGGGGTAGAAATTTGGCTGCATGCCTGTTCTTTTGGCGAAGTTAGATCGCTTGAGCCCATCATCAAATCCCTGCTTTCCAAAGAAAAAAAACTCTTGCTTACCACGACCACACAAACCGGTCATGATCTTGGGCAAAAAACCTTTGGAATGGAGCCTAATTTTGAGGTGCGCTACCTGCCATTTGAGCTTTTTGTATGGCGTTGGAAGCCAGCATTAAAACAACTAAAAAGCTTTGTAGTTACAGAATCTGAGCTTTGGTATATGCCTTTTTTTCTTGCAAAAACCCTGGGAGCAAAGACCCTGCTTATCAATGCGCGCATTTCCGATCGCTCCTATGACAAATATCTCAAGCTAAGGGCCTATTACAAAGAAGTGTTTGAGCGGATTGATAGGGTTTTTGCCCAGAGCAAAAATGATGTATTGCGCCTAGAGAGTCTAGGGGCCAAGAATATCAAAATTTGTGGAAATTTGAAGATTTATAGCAAGATTGAGATCACCAAGCTCTATCACAAGCCCAAAAAATTTGTAGTGGTGGCAGCTAGCAGTCATCCAGAGGAGGAGGAACTTGTATTAAGTGTGTTTGCAAGATTCCTCCATGCCTATCCACAATCTTTGCTCATTTTAGCTCCTAGGCATCCAGAGCGCTTTGATGAGGTTTATAAGATGCTTGAGGGCTTTAGGGTATCTAGACTCTCAGATGGAGGCATCAATGAGGAGATGGATGTGGTGCTTGTAGATATCCTGGGGGAATTGAATAATATTTATCGCATCGCAGATTTAGTGATCTTGTGTGGGAGTTTTGTGGAGGTTGGTGGACACAATCCTTTGGAGCCCGCATTTTTTGGCACCCGTCTTATTAGCGGGCCTTATATCTTTAACCAATATGTACTTTTTGATTATATTGAGGGCTATGAGATCGCCCAAAATGCAAGTGAATTGCAAGATAAGATGCTCAATTTTGAGAAATTGCCCCATGCTAGGATCAAGGCAGAGCAATGCGGCTTGGATGCACTCATTGAGGAGATCTTGTGA
- a CDS encoding zinc ribbon domain-containing protein, with amino-acid sequence MNKHLQQLIQAANLDKAIDLLEPKILQERSKIEALLHEKSKKESQITLLKEEQDELDLRIKNAQNTIEESSIRIENAAKKRSEVKSEREINSLAIEEDLAKEQLSKANQDIQRIEQEKERKKEKVLEIEKEILQIQDGVAAQEAASAKEIETIKAEQERLYIQKQELYASLDNKLAVFYEKIRKWAKNTSVVPIKKKACGGCFIRINDRVFAEVKQSNDIVNCPHCGRILYIQD; translated from the coding sequence ATGAACAAACATTTGCAGCAACTTATTCAAGCGGCCAATTTGGACAAAGCAATTGACCTCCTTGAGCCAAAAATCCTCCAAGAGCGCTCAAAAATCGAGGCTCTACTGCACGAAAAATCCAAGAAAGAGTCTCAGATTACTCTTCTCAAAGAAGAGCAAGATGAGCTGGATTTGCGGATCAAAAATGCACAAAATACCATTGAGGAAAGTTCCATTCGCATCGAGAATGCCGCCAAAAAACGCAGCGAAGTAAAATCTGAGCGCGAGATAAATTCCCTGGCTATCGAGGAAGATTTGGCAAAAGAGCAGCTTTCCAAAGCCAATCAAGACATCCAGCGCATCGAGCAGGAAAAAGAAAGAAAAAAAGAAAAAGTCCTAGAAATCGAAAAAGAAATTCTCCAGATACAAGATGGGGTTGCAGCACAAGAGGCCGCAAGTGCAAAGGAGATTGAAACCATTAAGGCTGAGCAAGAAAGACTCTATATCCAAAAGCAAGAGCTCTATGCTTCCCTGGATAATAAGCTTGCAGTTTTCTATGAAAAGATTCGAAAATGGGCCAAAAATACCAGTGTCGTCCCGATCAAAAAGAAGGCCTGTGGGGGCTGCTTCATCCGTATCAATGATCGTGTTTTTGCAGAAGTTAAGCAAAGCAATGACATTGTCAATTGTCCCCATTGTGGCAGGATTTTGTACATCCAGGATTAA
- a CDS encoding Nif3-like dinuclear metal center hexameric protein, producing the protein MAKVAEIYALLQEISPFELQESWDNSGLQLGSLEDEFDSIVLALEIDEAVIEGLGERSLIIVHHPLIFKALKRLDFCDYPSILIQRLIEKKSCVIAMHTNFDITHLNLYVAREMLGFRNAQMQGSIAFASIEPTSLEALAASVQRALDLPVLKVCRAGEQISCIGIVCGSGFGLFPQVRGYKNFCFLTGDIKYHDGMQARAMGVSLIDIMHYESECGFVQILQRILQKKGYQAIISTTKNPFEFL; encoded by the coding sequence ATGGCAAAGGTGGCTGAAATTTATGCATTATTACAAGAGATTTCTCCTTTTGAGCTGCAGGAGAGCTGGGATAATAGTGGGTTACAGCTAGGCAGTCTTGAAGATGAATTTGATTCCATCGTGCTGGCCCTTGAGATTGATGAGGCTGTGATTGAGGGCTTAGGAGAAAGAAGCCTCATCATCGTGCATCATCCCCTGATCTTCAAAGCTCTCAAAAGACTGGATTTTTGTGATTATCCCTCCATTCTTATCCAAAGGCTCATAGAAAAGAAATCTTGTGTCATTGCCATGCATACAAATTTTGACATCACGCATCTCAATCTCTATGTTGCGCGCGAGATGCTAGGCTTTAGAAATGCCCAAATGCAAGGAAGCATTGCATTTGCTAGCATAGAGCCCACTTCATTAGAGGCGCTTGCAGCATCTGTGCAAAGAGCCCTAGACCTCCCTGTGCTCAAAGTCTGCAGAGCAGGGGAGCAGATTTCTTGCATCGGGATTGTGTGCGGGAGCGGCTTTGGTTTGTTTCCTCAAGTAAGGGGGTATAAAAATTTTTGTTTTCTTACAGGAGATATCAAATATCATGATGGGATGCAAGCAAGGGCAATGGGGGTGAGTTTGATTGATATTATGCATTATGAATCTGAATGTGGCTTTGTGCAAATCCTACAAAGAATTTTGCAAAAAAAGGGATATCAGGCTATAATTAGCACCACGAAAAACCCATTTGAATTTTTATAG